TACATATAACAAGTACTTATCACTAGTTGCTAACAATAATTTAGACATATTAAATAAAGTTTTAGAAGTATTAAAGAGTAAATTATTTAAAAAAGGAGATTTTATGCCAGATAGTGAGCAGAAAGAATTACTTCCTGAGGCTCCAGAAGAGACGCCCGTAGTTGAGACTACTAAAGCTACACAATCACAAACTAAAGCTAGTGAACAAACTAAAACTATTAGTTTAGATGAATATAGTAGGTATATGCGATACAAAAAGCAACAAGAAAAACAAGCACAAGATACACCAAAATCATTGTCTGTTAGCATTAATCAAAAAATAGCTAGTGAACTGGAACAAACTCAATCAAGAATTAAGCATGAAAAAAGTTTGCTTGCTGAAGCTAATAAGATTAATGAGATTGACAATTTATGTAAAGCACACTTAAGTTCGCATTTTAATAAAGAGGCACTTATTAATAAAGGATATCCAATAGCAGAGATAATGATTGCTCAAAAAAAGGAGCTTATTAAAAAGTTTGTTCCAAAAGAACAAATTTTTGCTATAAGTAAAAGCTCTAACATTGATCATATAAGTGGTGAGATTTTAGAACAGTTGGTTGAACTTGCTAAAGTTAACATTAAAAAGCGTGAGAGTAATATTACGATATTAAAAAAAGACAACTCAATACAGTTTGAAGAAGAGGTATCTTTAAATAATCCTAATTTTACACCTCGTGATTTTAGTGAGTTTCACGAGGCTCTTGCTAATGCTTATAGAGAGCGTCAAGTACAATTTTATAAAAATAGAGCCAAAAAGAGAGCTATAGCTTAAGGAGATAATGAAAAATCTTTAAAAGAGCACTAAAACTTAAGGAGACATAAATGCCGGATGCAGATATTACAAAATTAAAGAAAGAGTATGAGGAAAAGCTAGCAAAACTTAAGGCTTTAATGAAAAACCCTCAAGTTGATACAGGTCTTTTTAATAATAATTTTGGATTTACAGACAAAAATTTACACTTTGGTAACTCGGGCGGGACTCGTACAAGTAGTGTTGACAAGATTGAGAATTACTATGCTATAGGGTATCCATACAAGCGGGGCGTTAAGCTTGAATTTGCCCCAGACGGCGGAGCTGAACTTGGTGTGGCTGCCGGGG
This is a stretch of genomic DNA from Candidatus Borreliella tachyglossi. It encodes these proteins:
- a CDS encoding DUF1357 family protein yields the protein MPDSEQKELLPEAPEETPVVETTKATQSQTKASEQTKTISLDEYSRYMRYKKQQEKQAQDTPKSLSVSINQKIASELEQTQSRIKHEKSLLAEANKINEIDNLCKAHLSSHFNKEALINKGYPIAEIMIAQKKELIKKFVPKEQIFAISKSSNIDHISGEILEQLVELAKVNIKKRESNITILKKDNSIQFEEEVSLNNPNFTPRDFSEFHEALANAYRERQVQFYKNRAKKRAIA